CGGTACCCCGACAATAAGAGGTCTTTTTTTCTCCTCCATCTGCCCAACAAGCCTGATGGCCTCAAGAAGGGCTGTGGGAGCGTTGCCGATGGCGACAATACCGATATTTTCGCCCAAACCTTTTTCGATGGCGACCTCCGAGCGGGTTTTTGCGCTCTTTCTGGCAATTTCAGCAACCGTTTTGTCGGCCACATTGCAAAACACCCTGCCGCCCCATTGTGCCAGCATGCCCTTGCTGATACCTGCTGCCACCATGGTCACATCGGTGAGGATGTTTTTTCCGCCACGAATGGCGTCTATGGCCCCTTCGATGGCTCCGGGGGTAAAGCGCATATTGTCAAAGAAGGAGAAATCACCGGTGGCATGGATAACCCTCTGGATAACCTTGTAGGCGGGATCATCGGGATTTTCTATTTTTGTATCCAGTTCTTCGCTGATGATGCGGAAACTCTCTTCCTCGATCTTCAGCGGATCTATTTTACGTATTGTGATAGTCATTGTTTTCTCTTGTTTATATGAAAGTGTGGGTTAAAAACTCCAGTTACCGCGTCACTTTTATTGTTCGTTGTAGCTGTGGTCAAAAAATTGGTCCAGCTTTGCTGGTTTATATGAAAGTGTGGGTTAAAAACTCCAGTTACCGCGTCACTTTCAATGTTCATTGTGGCTGTGGTCCAAAATTTGGTCCAGCCTTGCTGGTTTTGAGCAATGGGAAATAAATGATTTTACCATGTGCGGATTATAACCGAAATGGAGGTGCATATATCCCCCCAGAACATTTTTATAACGATATCCTTCCTCCTGACCGTTGTTGACCCGATAGACTCTTTCTATGCTCTTCGGCATTTCTTCTATAGTTGAATAGTGGAACTCATGGCCCCTGAGAACACTGCCGGCGGGGCCGAAAAAACTCTCCCGTGTCGTTTCGATCTGACGATAGCCAAGGCTCGCTCTTTTTTTCTGCATCCTGGCCCTGACCGGAAAAATTGAGGCCATGGGAAAAAAGGAGTTATCGGAGTCGGCAATACCTTCGGTCAGGTACATGAAACCGCCACATTCACAGTAGACCGGGTTATTGTTTTCAGCAAAATTTTTTATCTCCGCGAGCATTGAACGGTTTGCGCTGAGCTGTGGACCATAGAGCTCGGGGTAGCCACCTCCCAGGTAGAGGCCATCGATATTTTCGGGAAGGGATCGGTCCTCAAGGGGGCTGAAAAAACAGAGTTCCGCTCCTCCATCCCGTAGAGAATCAAAATTATCCTCATAATAAAAGCAGAAGGCGCGATCTTTTGCCACACCTATGCGGCAGCGTTGAGGAACGGATTTTTCCTTTTGAGGATTCAGCGTTTTTCTTTCACTTTGGAAAAGCTCAAGGATTCGCCCAAGGTCGACATGTTCACTGATCGTCCTGATCAGGGTGGCGATGCCGTCTTCACTCAAAGGGGATTCCTCCCCGGTCAGTAACCCCAGGTGACGCCCGGGAATACTGAACTCCAGGGTTCGGGGAATATGGCCGAGGATCTCTGCATCGCAGTGTTTTTGAATGGCGTCAGTCACCAGTTGCAGATGACGCTTGCTGGCGACCCGGTTGAGGATGATTCCGCGCGGGGCGACGGCGGGATCAAGCATCTCAAAGCCCTTTACGACAGCCGCCGCACTTTCCGCAGTGGAGCGGACATCGAGCACCAGGATGGTCCCGACCCCGAGAACACGGGCGAGAGCGGCCGAGGAGGACTTGCCGCCGTCAAACATACCCATGACTCCTTCAATGATGGCAAGTTCGTGGCCTGAACTGTTTTTTTCATAACAGTGTCGGGTAAAATCCTCTCCGCACATCCACAGGTCCAGGTTTCTGGACACCTTTGCGGTGACCAGTTTATGGAGACCGGGATCGATGAAGTCGGGCCCGCATTTAAAGGGCTGCACGGATACACCCCTTGCCCTGAAAGCCGCCATCAGACCAAGTGCCACGGTGGTTTTTCCTGAGCCGCTGGAGGTTCCGGCGATGATCAGGGAGCTGGTTTTGTCTGTTGTCATATCTTTATCATGCCTACTTGACATTGGGGAAAAAAATGGCGTTGAGCTGTTTGATTCCTTCAAGGATACGGAAGGTCGGTCGTGAGACCAGGGCTTCTTCCACCAGGAACACCTTTTTGTTCTGAACCGCTTTAATAGCCTGGAAGCCGGATTCCTGAAAAATCATATCGAGGGTGACCGGGTTCATACGGCCATGCTGGGCCAGGAAAATATCAATTTCGGTGGCGTGTCCGAGAATACGCTCCTTGCCGTAGTCGGCGATATTGGTCTTTCTCACCTGGATGGCGTCTTGTGCGATATTGACCCCACCCGCCTGCCTGAGAACATACATGGCGGTGCTGGTGGCTGAAAAGGTTTTCATCTTTTTATGGATCGATTCAAAATAGACCCGTGGTCGCGCACTTTCGGGAATGGAGTCGAGTTTTGTGCGGATTTTTTCTACTCCCAGGTTGAATGAAGAAATCATCTGTTCGGCCTCCTTTTCCCGGCCTACCAGGCGTCCCAGGTTCCTCCAGTATGCAAATATTTCAGAGATGGAGGAAGGCTGCAGCGAGATGACCGTGATACCGGCCTGCTGGAGTTTTTTGATAAACTGGGGATGGGAACGCTCGATCATCGGCCTTACCAGTACCAGATCCGGTCGCATGGCGATAAATTTTTCCGGGTCTTCCCGGTAGGAGAATCTTTTTCGGGAGAGGATTTCGGCAGGGTAGTTATCGGTTCTGGAAATACCGATCAGGCTGTTTGCTGCGCCGAGAGAGCAGAGGTTTTCGGTATGGGCGGAGTAAAGAGAGATAATCCGGGTAAACGGTTTTACAATATGAATTTTTCTGCCGGCCTTATCTGTAAAATCTGCCTGTTGCGCCAGAACCGTCATCGGGACAGTAAAGAGGATGAACAGCAGCGGATAAAAGAGGAGAGGAATGCACCTGCCACTGGTTTTCATGATAATTCTCCATAGTGAAAGTTGATCTGCAGGTTTCCGCCCTGTTGTCTCCCGGAAACATTTGCGTGTACCCCGAAAACATCCAGGATGTTTTCGGAACTCATAACCTGCCTGGTGGCGCCAAAATGTTGAATGCGCCCTTCCCGCATAAAAAGAATCTCATCACAGTAGCCAGCCGCGAGGTTGAGATCGTGTATAACTGCAATTATTGTTCGTTTTTCAGTTTTGACAAGTTTTTTTGCAACATTGAAGATCTGCAGGGTGTATTGAATGTCCAGACTGGCGGTGGCCTCATCAAAGAGGAGTACCGGGGTGTTCTGGGCAAAGGCCCTGGCCACAACGGCCCTCTGTTTCTGGCCGCCGGAGAGTTCGGTGAACTGTCTGTTTCGTGCGTCCAGAATGCCGATGGTTTCCATGGCGTTTTTCACATGGTCCCAGTCTTCGGCAGAGGGGGAGCCGAAGCGGGGAATATACGGGTGTCTGCCCATGAGGACAATTTCCTCCACCGTGTATTCAAATCCTGTGCTGAATTCCTGGGGGACGAGGCCGATCAGGTGAGCCAGCTGTTTGCGCGGATAATCGTTGATTTTTCTGCCCATGAAAACAATCTCTCCCTGGTCCGGTTTGCGATTGCCGATCAGCAGGTCAAGAAAAGTGGTTTTACCGCAGCCGTTGGGTCCGACTATGCCATAGAATTTTCCTTTTTCCAGGGAAAGTGAAATGTCGTGGAGGACGAGTGAATCGTTATAACTGAAGGAGATGTCTTCTATTGAGAAAATAGTGCTACTCATGACGCACCCCCCGCTGTCTTTTCCGGAAGATCACGCAGAAGAAGGGCCCGCCGATCAGTGCGGTCAACACACCTATGGGTACTTCCACGGGCAGAACGGCCCTGGTCACGGTATCTGCCAGGAGGAGCAGAATGGCGCCTGCAAGGGCCGAGACGGGCAGGAGTTTCCGGTTGTCCGGCCCCACAAGAAAGCGCATGAGGTGGGGGACGATCAGGCCGATAAAGCCTATGATTCCGGTCATGGCCACGCAGATGGCGGTGACAAAGGAGGCGGTGAGCAGCAAAATGATCCGGACCTTTGCGGTTTCGACCCCGAGAGCGTCGGAAGAGCGGGAACCCAGGCTCATGATATTGAGGTCACGGCCATAGAAATAAGTGATGGCGCCCCCAATCAGAACCGCAGCACCAATGAGCAGCACGCTGTCCCAGGTGCTGGACACAAAGGAACCCATCAGCCAGAAAATAATAACAGCCACCTGTTCGTCGGCCAGGTATTTCATAAAGCTGATTCCCGCGGATAAGATGGCCCCGACAATGACGCCCGAGAGAATCAGGGTGTTCGCGGAAATCCGGCCGTTGAAGGTGGAGAGGTGGATGACGACGAACAGGGTGATAATCGCGCCGCAGAAGGCAAAGAGCGGGATAGAAAACTGGCTGAACATGCTCAGGTTGGCGAGAAGGGCAAGGGATGCCCCGAATGCGGCACCACTGGAGATACCGAGTGTGTACGGGTCGGCAAGGGGGTTGAGGAGTATACCCTGGTAGATGACACCGCTGAGGGCAAGACCCGCACCGACAAGGGCGGCTGTCAGGATACGCGGCAACCGGACATCCATGACCACGTAGGGGATTGTCTTGTCGATGTCGTGCAGCAGATCCTCGTTGCCTGTCAGGGCGGAGAGAATTGTTCTGAAAATTTCCGTGGCGGAGATAGTGATATAGCCCATTCCCGTGGAGAGCACAACAGTGGCAAAACAGGTTGCCGCCAGGGCCAGGGTCAGTAATAAAAATCTGTTTGAAAATGTGGAAGACATTATTTCTTTTTAATCACAAAAAATTATGCGGCAAGAAAATAATAACAGAGAGCGACAGTTATGACCGACAGCGCCCTGGTAACCTGGCTGATGGTGACCAGCTGCAGGGCCAGTCCCGGACTGTAAATCCCTGTGTAGTACGGAAACTGATGGCGTATGGCCCTGATGGGCGCCGCCAGGATATTGCCTGCCAGAAGGGCCAGTACAACCTCACGGTAGGTCAGGCTGTTATCGGCAATCATGGCACTGGCAGCCGCAAGACCTGCTGAAAATTCAGCGGTGACATGGAGGACGACGATGCTGATACTTTTGGGGTTCAGCCAGCTGAGAAACCAGGCATGGTTGGCGATCAGTTCTTCCAACCGGGTAAAAATCCCGTATCTGTTCAACAGGAAAAATAAGATATAGACCGGCACCATGAATTTCAACAGTTTCACCAGTCGTTTTTTCAATCTTTTCACGCTTTTCTGAAGTGCGCCTTTCCAGTCGATTTTTTCCGGTTTTTTGGCAGATGAGCCGGAATCGACGTCGGACTGTTTTGCTGGCAGGGTTATTCTGCCGAGAATAATTACAAAAAATGTCTGGAGAACAGCCGCTGTAAAGGTGAGACCGACATAGATTACCGCGGCGCCCTTGATCAG
The DNA window shown above is from Desulfomarina profundi and carries:
- a CDS encoding precorrin-8X methylmutase; the protein is MTITIRKIDPLKIEEESFRIISEELDTKIENPDDPAYKVIQRVIHATGDFSFFDNMRFTPGAIEGAIDAIRGGKNILTDVTMVAAGISKGMLAQWGGRVFCNVADKTVAEIARKSAKTRSEVAIEKGLGENIGIVAIGNAPTALLEAIRLVGQMEEKKRPLIVGVPVGFVNAAESKALLHRDNPLHITSLGRKGGSPVAAAIVNALIRLAQQ
- a CDS encoding cobyrinate a,c-diamide synthase, giving the protein MTTDKTSSLIIAGTSSGSGKTTVALGLMAAFRARGVSVQPFKCGPDFIDPGLHKLVTAKVSRNLDLWMCGEDFTRHCYEKNSSGHELAIIEGVMGMFDGGKSSSAALARVLGVGTILVLDVRSTAESAAAVVKGFEMLDPAVAPRGIILNRVASKRHLQLVTDAIQKHCDAEILGHIPRTLEFSIPGRHLGLLTGEESPLSEDGIATLIRTISEHVDLGRILELFQSERKTLNPQKEKSVPQRCRIGVAKDRAFCFYYEDNFDSLRDGGAELCFFSPLEDRSLPENIDGLYLGGGYPELYGPQLSANRSMLAEIKNFAENNNPVYCECGGFMYLTEGIADSDNSFFPMASIFPVRARMQKKRASLGYRQIETTRESFFGPAGSVLRGHEFHYSTIEEMPKSIERVYRVNNGQEEGYRYKNVLGGYMHLHFGYNPHMVKSFISHCSKPARLDQILDHSHNEH
- a CDS encoding ABC transporter substrate-binding protein, encoding MKTSGRCIPLLFYPLLFILFTVPMTVLAQQADFTDKAGRKIHIVKPFTRIISLYSAHTENLCSLGAANSLIGISRTDNYPAEILSRKRFSYREDPEKFIAMRPDLVLVRPMIERSHPQFIKKLQQAGITVISLQPSSISEIFAYWRNLGRLVGREKEAEQMISSFNLGVEKIRTKLDSIPESARPRVYFESIHKKMKTFSATSTAMYVLRQAGGVNIAQDAIQVRKTNIADYGKERILGHATEIDIFLAQHGRMNPVTLDMIFQESGFQAIKAVQNKKVFLVEEALVSRPTFRILEGIKQLNAIFFPNVK
- a CDS encoding ABC transporter ATP-binding protein; protein product: MSSTIFSIEDISFSYNDSLVLHDISLSLEKGKFYGIVGPNGCGKTTFLDLLIGNRKPDQGEIVFMGRKINDYPRKQLAHLIGLVPQEFSTGFEYTVEEIVLMGRHPYIPRFGSPSAEDWDHVKNAMETIGILDARNRQFTELSGGQKQRAVVARAFAQNTPVLLFDEATASLDIQYTLQIFNVAKKLVKTEKRTIIAVIHDLNLAAGYCDEILFMREGRIQHFGATRQVMSSENILDVFGVHANVSGRQQGGNLQINFHYGELS
- a CDS encoding FecCD family ABC transporter permease, whose product is MSSTFSNRFLLLTLALAATCFATVVLSTGMGYITISATEIFRTILSALTGNEDLLHDIDKTIPYVVMDVRLPRILTAALVGAGLALSGVIYQGILLNPLADPYTLGISSGAAFGASLALLANLSMFSQFSIPLFAFCGAIITLFVVIHLSTFNGRISANTLILSGVIVGAILSAGISFMKYLADEQVAVIIFWLMGSFVSSTWDSVLLIGAAVLIGGAITYFYGRDLNIMSLGSRSSDALGVETAKVRIILLLTASFVTAICVAMTGIIGFIGLIVPHLMRFLVGPDNRKLLPVSALAGAILLLLADTVTRAVLPVEVPIGVLTALIGGPFFCVIFRKRQRGVRHE